From one Bacteroides intestinalis DSM 17393 genomic stretch:
- a CDS encoding lysylphosphatidylglycerol synthase transmembrane domain-containing protein translates to MNKLLKKTLKILLPVALGGFILYWVYRDFDFARAKEVLLHGTNWGWMLFSLFFGVMSHVFRGWRWKQTLAPLGAYPKSGDCVDAIFVSYAANLILPRVGEVSRCGVLAKYDDVSFAKSLGTVVTERLIDTLTIIVITGITFLIQMPVFLRFFEETGTKVPSLVHLVTSPWFYVVLFSIIGVLVLLYFLLRMLSFFEKVKGVVLNVWEGVMSLKSVKNIPLFILYTLFIWICYFYHFYITFYCFSFTEHLSFLAGLVMFVGGTFAVIVPTPNGAGSWHFAVITMMMLYGVNATDAGVFALIVHGIQTLLVIVLGIYGWLHLSLVNRSK, encoded by the coding sequence ATGAATAAACTATTAAAAAAGACATTGAAGATCCTTTTGCCGGTCGCTTTGGGCGGTTTTATCCTGTATTGGGTGTATCGAGATTTTGATTTTGCACGCGCTAAAGAAGTACTTCTGCATGGAACGAACTGGGGATGGATGTTGTTTTCTTTATTTTTTGGTGTGATGAGTCATGTGTTTCGTGGCTGGCGGTGGAAGCAAACACTTGCCCCGCTTGGTGCTTATCCCAAGTCGGGTGATTGTGTAGATGCTATCTTTGTTTCTTATGCAGCCAATCTTATTCTTCCTCGGGTAGGAGAGGTTTCCCGTTGCGGAGTACTTGCCAAATATGATGATGTTTCTTTTGCCAAATCGCTTGGAACAGTGGTAACGGAGCGTTTGATAGATACGTTGACCATCATTGTGATTACCGGGATTACTTTTCTGATACAGATGCCTGTCTTCCTTCGTTTTTTTGAAGAGACGGGTACCAAAGTTCCTTCGCTGGTGCATCTGGTGACGTCTCCTTGGTTTTATGTTGTTCTTTTTAGTATCATTGGTGTATTGGTATTACTTTATTTTCTTCTGCGCATGCTTTCTTTCTTTGAGAAAGTAAAAGGCGTGGTGTTGAATGTATGGGAAGGGGTGATGTCGTTGAAGAGTGTAAAGAATATACCACTTTTTATTCTCTATACCTTATTTATATGGATATGCTATTTTTATCACTTCTATATCACTTTCTATTGCTTCTCTTTTACTGAGCATCTGAGCTTTCTGGCAGGCTTGGTGATGTTTGTGGGCGGCACTTTCGCAGTGATTGTTCCTACTCCCAATGGTGCAGGTTCCTGGCACTTTGCTGTTATTACTATGATGATGTTATATGGTGTCAATGCTACCGATGCAGGAGTTTTTGCGTTGATAGTGCATGGTATACAGACATTGCTGGTTATTGTACTGGGTATTTATGGATGGTTGCATCTGTCATTGGTCAATCGTTCAAAATAG
- the rsmA gene encoding 16S rRNA (adenine(1518)-N(6)/adenine(1519)-N(6))-dimethyltransferase RsmA, translating to MRLVKPKKFLGQHFLKDLKVAQDIADTVDVCPGLPVLEVGPGMGVLTQFLVKKERPVKVVELDYESVAYLREEYPSLEDNIIEDDFLKMNLQRLFNGQPFVLTGNYPYNISSQIFFKMLDNKELIPCCTGMIQKEVAERIAAGPGSKTYGILSILIQAWYRVEYLFTVHEHVFNPPPKVKSAVIRMTRNETQDLGCDEKLFKQVVKTTFNQRRKTLRNSIKPILGKDCPLTEDVLFNKRPEQLSVQQFTDLTNRVEQALKEIREKSNETNE from the coding sequence ATGAGACTAGTAAAGCCTAAAAAGTTTCTCGGCCAACATTTCCTGAAGGATTTGAAAGTGGCGCAGGACATAGCCGATACCGTAGACGTATGTCCCGGGCTTCCTGTATTGGAAGTGGGTCCGGGCATGGGGGTATTAACCCAGTTCCTGGTAAAAAAAGAACGTCCGGTGAAAGTAGTAGAACTGGATTATGAATCTGTTGCCTATCTACGTGAAGAATACCCGTCCCTGGAAGATAATATCATCGAAGATGACTTCCTGAAGATGAATCTGCAACGCTTATTCAACGGGCAGCCTTTTGTACTGACAGGAAACTATCCTTATAATATTTCGAGCCAGATTTTCTTCAAGATGCTGGACAATAAGGAACTGATACCTTGTTGCACCGGTATGATACAGAAAGAAGTAGCCGAACGTATTGCTGCCGGCCCCGGAAGCAAAACATACGGCATTCTGAGCATATTAATACAGGCATGGTATCGTGTGGAATATCTTTTCACCGTACATGAGCATGTATTCAACCCACCGCCTAAGGTGAAAAGCGCTGTCATCCGCATGACACGAAACGAGACTCAAGACCTTGGTTGCGATGAAAAACTATTCAAGCAAGTGGTGAAGACCACTTTCAATCAACGCCGCAAAACCCTGAGAAATTCGATAAAACCCATACTTGGCAAAGACTGCCCACTGACGGAAGATGTTTTATTCAATAAACGACCGGAGCAACTATCGGTACAACAATTCACAGATCTGACCAACCGGGTTGAACAGGCTTTGAAAGAGATTAGAGAAAAAAGTAATGAAACCAATGAATGA
- the mgtE gene encoding magnesium transporter — MDEEYIDNVKNLIEQKDAENVKALLIDLHPADIAELCNDLSPEEARFVYRLLDNETAADVLMEMDEDVRKEFLEILPSETIAKRFVDYMDTDDAVDLMRELDEEKQEEILSHIEDIEQAGDIVDLLKYDEDTAGGLMGTEMVVVNENWSMPECLKEMRQQAEQLDEIYYVYVIDDENRLQGVFPLKKMITSPSVSKVKHVMRKDPISVHVDTSVDDVVQIIEKYDLVAVPVIDSIGRLVGQITVDDVMDEVREQSERDYQLASGLSQDVETDDNVMRQTSARLPWLIIGMLGGIGNSMILGNFDSTFAAHPEMALYIPLIGGTGGNVGTQSSAIIVQGLANNSLDAKDIFKQVTKESVVALINATIISLLVYIYNFARFGATATVTYSVSISLFAVVMFASIFGTLVPMTLEKLKVDPAIATGPFIAITNDIIGMMLYMGITVLLS; from the coding sequence ATGGACGAAGAATACATTGACAACGTCAAAAACCTCATAGAGCAAAAAGACGCTGAAAACGTCAAAGCGCTCCTGATAGACTTACATCCTGCGGACATTGCTGAACTGTGCAATGATCTGAGCCCGGAGGAAGCACGGTTCGTATACCGTTTGCTGGATAATGAAACCGCAGCAGACGTATTGATGGAAATGGATGAGGATGTCCGTAAGGAATTCCTTGAAATACTTCCTTCTGAAACCATTGCCAAGCGCTTCGTGGACTACATGGACACGGACGACGCTGTAGACCTGATGCGTGAGCTGGATGAAGAGAAACAGGAAGAAATTCTCTCACACATTGAAGACATTGAACAGGCAGGAGACATCGTAGACTTGTTGAAGTACGATGAAGACACCGCCGGTGGTTTGATGGGTACGGAAATGGTAGTCGTGAATGAGAACTGGAGTATGCCGGAATGTCTGAAAGAGATGCGCCAGCAAGCTGAACAGTTGGATGAAATTTACTACGTCTACGTCATTGACGATGAAAACCGCCTGCAAGGAGTGTTCCCGCTGAAAAAGATGATTACCTCCCCTTCCGTATCAAAGGTGAAGCACGTGATGCGGAAAGACCCGATTTCTGTGCATGTCGACACATCCGTGGATGATGTGGTACAGATTATCGAAAAGTACGACTTAGTAGCTGTTCCCGTTATAGATAGTATCGGACGGCTAGTAGGACAAATCACCGTAGACGACGTCATGGACGAAGTGCGTGAACAATCGGAACGTGATTACCAGTTAGCATCCGGTTTGTCTCAGGATGTAGAAACGGACGATAACGTAATGCGTCAGACGAGTGCCCGCCTGCCATGGCTTATTATTGGTATGCTCGGTGGTATTGGTAACTCCATGATTTTAGGTAACTTCGATTCAACCTTTGCTGCCCATCCCGAAATGGCACTCTACATCCCACTGATCGGTGGTACGGGTGGGAACGTGGGAACCCAGTCTTCGGCTATCATCGTACAAGGCCTTGCCAACAACTCACTGGATGCCAAAGATATTTTCAAACAAGTAACAAAAGAGTCTGTAGTAGCACTAATCAATGCCACTATTATTTCTCTATTAGTGTATATATATAATTTCGCCCGGTTCGGTGCAACCGCTACCGTCACCTATTCCGTTTCCATCAGTCTGTTTGCCGTAGTTATGTTTGCATCTATCTTCGGCACGCTGGTTCCTATGACTCTGGAAAAGTTGAAGGTAGACCCAGCCATCGCTACCGGTCCGTTTATTGCGATTACCAATGACATCATAGGCATGATGTTATATATGGGAATTACCGTACTTCTCTCCTAA